In Leisingera methylohalidivorans DSM 14336, a single genomic region encodes these proteins:
- a CDS encoding OmpA family protein has translation MMQMKLTTAGIVAAALGLGACTDPATIGTPGSKTQKGAVLGGIIGAGVGAIANDSDRGLGAVTGALVGATAGGVIGNQLDAQERELRQTLANDGITIVNTGDRLILSFPNDLTFATDSAAVAPAVQGDLRRVADSLVRYPNSTIQVIGHTDSDGDAGYNQGLSERRANAVASQIQAGGVPYHRMRIIGRGEAQPVASNLTPEGKARNRRVEVVVIPQAA, from the coding sequence ATGATGCAGATGAAACTCACCACGGCAGGTATTGTTGCCGCAGCACTGGGCCTTGGTGCCTGCACCGATCCGGCTACCATCGGCACGCCGGGCAGCAAAACTCAGAAAGGCGCGGTCCTTGGCGGCATTATCGGCGCTGGCGTCGGCGCCATCGCCAATGACTCGGACCGGGGATTGGGGGCTGTGACCGGCGCGCTGGTCGGGGCAACCGCCGGCGGGGTGATCGGCAACCAGCTGGACGCGCAGGAGCGCGAGCTGCGCCAGACCCTGGCCAATGACGGCATTACCATCGTCAACACCGGTGACCGGCTGATTCTGTCCTTTCCGAACGATCTGACCTTCGCCACCGACAGTGCCGCAGTGGCGCCGGCCGTGCAGGGCGACCTGCGCCGTGTCGCCGACAGCCTGGTGCGCTATCCCAACAGCACCATCCAGGTGATCGGCCATACCGACAGCGATGGCGATGCCGGCTATAACCAGGGCCTTTCCGAGCGCCGCGCCAATGCGGTGGCCAGCCAGATCCAGGCCGGCGGTGTGCCCTATCACCGCATGCGCATCATCGGCCGCGGCGAGGCGCAGCCGGTGGCCTCGAACCTGACCCCTGAGGGCAAGGCCCGCAACCGGCGGGTTGAGGTGGTGGTGATCCCGCAGGCCGCCTGA
- the mnmD gene encoding tRNA (5-methylaminomethyl-2-thiouridine)(34)-methyltransferase MnmD gives MADQQARLSWRDGTVPVSDQFDDPYFSIQDGLAETEHVFLAGNDLPVRFSSGFRIAELGFGTGLNMLAAWRAWEAAGQAGPLRFTSFEAFPMAPADMAKALEAFPAVAPWAERFLGKWQGSGTCDLGSLQLEVIAGDARVSLPEWTGQADAWFLDGFSPAKNPELWEEALMGEVAVHTAAGGSAATYTAAGFVRRGLEAAGFEVTRIPGYGRKRHMTKAVKP, from the coding sequence ATGGCAGACCAGCAGGCCCGCCTCAGCTGGCGCGATGGCACCGTGCCGGTGTCGGATCAGTTCGATGATCCCTATTTTTCAATTCAGGACGGGCTGGCGGAGACGGAGCATGTCTTCTTGGCCGGAAACGATCTGCCGGTGCGGTTTTCGTCTGGCTTCCGTATCGCCGAGCTGGGCTTTGGCACCGGCTTGAACATGCTGGCCGCCTGGCGCGCCTGGGAGGCAGCAGGGCAGGCGGGGCCGTTGCGGTTCACCAGTTTCGAGGCCTTTCCAATGGCTCCCGCCGATATGGCCAAGGCGCTGGAGGCCTTCCCTGCGGTTGCCCCCTGGGCAGAACGGTTTCTGGGGAAATGGCAGGGCAGCGGCACCTGCGATCTGGGCAGCCTGCAACTGGAGGTGATTGCCGGCGACGCGCGCGTGTCGCTGCCGGAGTGGACAGGGCAGGCGGATGCCTGGTTTCTGGACGGATTCTCTCCGGCCAAAAACCCCGAGTTGTGGGAGGAAGCACTGATGGGCGAGGTTGCGGTGCATACCGCAGCGGGCGGCTCGGCGGCGACTTACACAGCGGCAGGTTTTGTGCGCCGCGGGCTGGAGGCAGCAGGATTTGAGGTAACCCGCATCCCCGGCTACGGGCGCAAGCGGCATATGACAAAGGCAGTGAAGCCATGA
- a CDS encoding MarR family winged helix-turn-helix transcriptional regulator: MDHVDFITQQWERERPDLDVTAMGVIGRVARLYLAYQRGMQATFAEFGLNAAKFDVLATLRRSGDPYTLSPGDLLKATMVASGTMTNRIDRLEADGLVKREVNPADSRSFLVCLTEGGLALIDRAVTAHVQTQARLLEGMEAQEVKTFKALLSKAQAAADS, from the coding sequence ATGGACCATGTGGATTTTATCACCCAGCAATGGGAACGGGAGCGGCCGGACCTTGATGTCACGGCCATGGGCGTGATTGGCCGGGTGGCGCGGCTGTACTTGGCGTATCAGCGCGGGATGCAGGCAACCTTTGCAGAGTTTGGGTTGAATGCGGCCAAGTTTGATGTGCTGGCCACGTTGCGCCGCTCAGGCGATCCTTACACGTTGTCGCCGGGCGATTTGCTGAAGGCAACGATGGTTGCCTCGGGCACGATGACCAACAGGATCGACCGGCTGGAAGCGGACGGGCTGGTCAAGCGCGAAGTGAACCCCGCGGATAGCCGCAGCTTTCTGGTATGTCTGACAGAGGGAGGCCTTGCCCTGATCGACCGCGCGGTAACCGCGCATGTGCAGACACAGGCGCGGCTGCTGGAGGGGATGGAGGCGCAGGAGGTTAAAACCTTCAAGGCGCTTTTGAGCAAAGCCCAGGCGGCGGCTGACAGCTGA
- a CDS encoding NAD(P)/FAD-dependent oxidoreductase, which produces MAMADVTVRGAGIFGLSIAWICARRGARVQVVDPFGAGAGSSGGLVGALAPHVPENWNPKKQFQLESLLMAGSFWAGVEATGGVSAGYGRTGRLQPINDARMLELARQREVTARELWKDTAEWTVCKADSLGPWVPPSTTGYIIHDTLSARMHPRRACAALVSALAVMGIEVQPEAPDQGKVVHAKGYAGLLELNAAFGKTVGGGVKGQAALLRFHEGAVPQLYADSLHIIPHADGTLAIGSTSEREFEDGKATDAQLDDIVDRARTAVPVLHGAEVIERWAGVRPRAKSRAPMLGAWPDRDGHFIANGGFKIGFGMAPKAAHVMADMLLDGMDSIPEGFRVEDNL; this is translated from the coding sequence ATGGCAATGGCAGATGTAACGGTGCGCGGGGCTGGGATTTTCGGCCTGTCAATCGCCTGGATATGCGCGCGGCGCGGCGCAAGGGTGCAAGTGGTGGACCCGTTCGGCGCCGGTGCCGGCTCCAGCGGCGGCCTGGTCGGCGCGCTCGCCCCGCATGTGCCGGAGAACTGGAACCCCAAGAAACAGTTCCAGCTTGAAAGCCTGCTGATGGCCGGAAGTTTCTGGGCCGGGGTCGAAGCCACCGGCGGCGTTTCCGCGGGCTATGGCCGCACAGGACGGCTGCAGCCCATCAATGACGCGCGCATGCTGGAACTTGCCCGGCAGCGCGAAGTGACGGCCCGCGAGTTGTGGAAGGACACAGCCGAATGGACTGTCTGCAAGGCGGACAGCCTGGGGCCTTGGGTGCCGCCCAGCACAACGGGCTATATCATCCACGACACTCTCAGCGCCCGGATGCACCCACGCCGCGCCTGCGCGGCGCTGGTCTCTGCCCTGGCAGTTATGGGGATCGAAGTGCAGCCGGAAGCCCCCGATCAGGGCAAGGTGGTCCATGCCAAAGGCTACGCCGGCCTGTTGGAGCTGAACGCGGCGTTTGGCAAAACTGTGGGCGGCGGCGTCAAGGGCCAGGCCGCGCTCCTGCGTTTTCACGAGGGCGCGGTGCCGCAGCTTTACGCCGACAGCCTGCATATCATCCCGCACGCAGACGGCACCTTGGCCATCGGTTCCACCAGCGAGCGCGAATTCGAGGACGGCAAGGCCACCGACGCACAGCTTGACGATATCGTTGACCGCGCCCGCACCGCGGTGCCGGTGCTGCACGGCGCCGAAGTGATCGAACGATGGGCCGGCGTGCGCCCCCGCGCCAAATCCCGCGCCCCGATGCTGGGAGCCTGGCCAGACCGTGACGGCCATTTCATCGCCAACGGCGGTTTCAAGATCGGCTTTGGCATGGCCCCGAAGGCGGCCCATGTGATGGCGGACATGCTGCTCGACGGCATGGACAGCATCCCCGAAGGGTTCCGCGTGGAAGACAACCTCTGA
- a CDS encoding helix-turn-helix transcriptional regulator codes for MPRTGRLFEIIQILRSSAAPVRAEDLAEKLEVSKRTIYRDISALQAMRTPVEGEAGIGYMLRKGYDLPPLNFDEEELEALHVGLAMLMRTGDGSLQKAAERVSHKIKDVHATADWLQVAPWGAPLDDPELGCVSKALLRKAVRDSRKLRITYVSPERGETSRTLRPLALIYHIECTMLAAWCELRGGFRHFRTDRMFAAEMLDGGFAPQAGTLRKLWMEQEGWDFAFAP; via the coding sequence ATGCCGCGCACCGGCCGCTTGTTTGAAATCATCCAGATCCTGCGATCCTCCGCAGCCCCGGTGCGGGCCGAGGACCTGGCAGAGAAACTGGAGGTTTCCAAACGCACAATCTACCGCGATATCTCTGCCTTGCAGGCGATGCGCACCCCGGTCGAGGGAGAGGCCGGGATCGGTTATATGCTGCGAAAGGGCTATGACCTGCCGCCGCTGAATTTCGACGAAGAGGAGCTGGAGGCGCTGCATGTCGGCCTGGCGATGCTGATGCGCACGGGTGACGGTTCTTTGCAAAAGGCCGCGGAACGGGTCAGCCACAAGATCAAGGACGTGCATGCCACCGCCGACTGGCTGCAGGTGGCGCCCTGGGGCGCGCCGCTGGATGATCCGGAACTGGGCTGTGTGTCCAAAGCTCTGCTGCGAAAGGCGGTTCGGGACAGCCGCAAGCTGCGGATCACCTATGTCAGCCCGGAACGCGGCGAGACCAGCCGCACCCTGCGTCCGCTGGCGCTGATCTATCACATCGAATGCACGATGCTGGCGGCCTGGTGCGAGCTGCGCGGCGGTTTCCGCCATTTCCGCACGGACCGGATGTTCGCGGCAGAGATGCTGGACGGCGGGTTCGCCCCGCAAGCCGGCACCCTGCGCAAACTGTGGATGGAGCAGGAAGGCTGGGACTTTGCTTTTGCGCCCTGA
- a CDS encoding NADPH-dependent FMN reductase translates to MAEPVLITISGSLRREATNRKLLAEAVRVFGPASVIEADLNLPLYDGDSEASEGIPPAVQKLSDQIAAADAVVISTPEYNKGPSGVLKNALDWVSRTEGNPWADKPVAVMSAAAGRAGGEQAQALLRGFLVPFQPQVLSGPGVHLAGSSKEFDEAGRLISAQYEATLTKLMQKLRAEICR, encoded by the coding sequence ATGGCTGAACCCGTATTGATCACCATTTCCGGCTCGCTGCGCCGCGAGGCCACCAACCGCAAGCTGCTGGCAGAGGCGGTCCGGGTGTTCGGGCCTGCCTCGGTAATTGAGGCGGACCTGAACCTGCCGCTTTACGACGGCGATTCGGAGGCGTCGGAGGGTATCCCGCCCGCAGTGCAAAAGCTGTCAGATCAGATTGCGGCGGCGGATGCGGTGGTGATCTCTACCCCGGAATACAACAAAGGCCCGTCCGGCGTTCTGAAAAATGCGCTCGACTGGGTGAGCCGCACCGAAGGCAACCCCTGGGCGGACAAACCTGTGGCGGTGATGTCGGCGGCGGCAGGACGGGCGGGGGGCGAGCAGGCGCAGGCGTTGCTGCGCGGCTTTCTGGTGCCGTTCCAGCCGCAGGTATTGTCCGGTCCGGGGGTGCATCTGGCCGGGTCCAGCAAGGAGTTCGATGAAGCCGGCCGGCTGATAAGCGCGCAATACGAGGCGACTCTGACTAAGCTGATGCAGAAATTGCGGGCCGAAATCTGCCGCTGA
- a CDS encoding adenosine kinase: MTKTYQLVGIGNAVVDVIAQCEDSFLADLGIEKGIMQLIERDRCEDLYAAMGNRVLTPGGSVANAIAGAGALGLQAAFIGRVRDDALGKFYADAMNNESVAFVNPPVADDELPTSRSMIFVSPDGERSMNTYLGISSELASDDVPQDVAGNAQIMFLEGYLFDKDKGKTAFLEAARDCREGGGKVGISISDPFCVERHRADFLNLIGEELDFVIGNQDEIRALFKTDDLEAAMAKTAAICPLVVCTRSGDGVTVLNDGVRIDVPVEAIVPVDATGAGDQFAAGFLFGMATGRSMETCARMGCICAGEVIRHIGPRPETNVLHLLKEAGLA, translated from the coding sequence ATGACCAAAACCTATCAGCTTGTCGGCATCGGCAATGCCGTTGTTGATGTGATCGCGCAGTGCGAAGACAGCTTCCTGGCTGACCTGGGCATCGAAAAAGGCATCATGCAGCTGATCGAGCGCGACCGCTGCGAGGATCTCTATGCTGCGATGGGCAACCGGGTGCTGACTCCGGGCGGCTCGGTCGCCAATGCCATCGCCGGCGCCGGCGCGCTGGGGCTCCAGGCCGCCTTCATCGGCCGGGTCCGTGACGATGCACTGGGGAAATTCTATGCCGACGCGATGAACAACGAAAGTGTTGCCTTTGTGAACCCGCCGGTTGCGGATGACGAACTGCCGACCTCGCGTTCGATGATCTTTGTCTCTCCCGACGGCGAGCGGTCGATGAACACCTATCTGGGCATCTCATCTGAGCTGGCGTCGGACGACGTGCCGCAGGACGTCGCCGGCAATGCGCAGATCATGTTTCTGGAAGGCTACCTGTTCGACAAGGATAAGGGCAAGACTGCCTTTCTGGAAGCTGCCCGCGACTGCCGTGAAGGCGGCGGCAAAGTTGGCATTTCGATCTCCGACCCGTTCTGCGTCGAGCGGCACCGGGCTGATTTCCTGAACCTGATCGGCGAAGAGCTGGATTTCGTGATCGGCAACCAGGATGAAATCCGCGCCCTGTTCAAAACCGACGACCTGGAAGCCGCGATGGCCAAGACCGCTGCGATCTGCCCGCTGGTGGTCTGCACACGTTCCGGCGACGGGGTCACCGTGCTGAATGACGGTGTGCGCATCGATGTCCCGGTCGAGGCCATCGTGCCCGTCGATGCCACCGGCGCAGGCGACCAGTTCGCCGCCGGCTTCCTGTTCGGCATGGCGACCGGGCGCAGCATGGAAACCTGCGCGCGGATGGGCTGCATCTGTGCAGGCGAAGTGATCCGCCATATCGGCCCGCGCCCGGAAACCAATGTTCTGCACCTGCTCAAGGAAGCCGGGCTGGCATAA
- the nth gene encoding endonuclease III, with protein MAKQLDYHTLREIFTRFQAAEPEPKGELEHVNAYTLVVAVALSAQATDAGVNKATRALFKIADTPQKMLDLGEEQLIEHIKTIGLYRNKAKNVIKLSKILVEDYGGEVPNSRAALQSLPGVGRKTANVVLNMWWKQPAQAVDTHIFRVGNRSGIAPGKDVDAVERAVEDNIPADFQQHAHHWLILHGRYHCKARKPMCGSCLIRDLCMFEDKNL; from the coding sequence ATGGCAAAGCAACTCGACTATCATACGCTCCGCGAGATCTTTACGCGTTTCCAGGCAGCTGAGCCCGAACCCAAGGGCGAACTGGAGCATGTCAACGCCTACACGCTGGTGGTGGCGGTGGCGCTGTCGGCGCAGGCAACCGATGCCGGTGTGAACAAGGCCACCCGCGCGCTGTTCAAAATCGCCGACACCCCGCAAAAAATGCTGGATCTGGGCGAGGAACAGCTGATCGAGCATATCAAGACCATCGGCCTGTACCGAAACAAAGCCAAGAACGTGATCAAACTGTCGAAGATCCTGGTAGAGGACTACGGCGGCGAGGTCCCGAATTCCCGCGCTGCCCTGCAATCGCTGCCGGGTGTGGGCCGCAAAACCGCCAATGTTGTCCTCAACATGTGGTGGAAACAGCCTGCGCAGGCGGTGGACACCCATATTTTCCGTGTCGGCAACCGCTCCGGCATTGCCCCGGGCAAGGATGTGGACGCCGTGGAACGCGCGGTCGAAGACAACATTCCGGCAGATTTCCAGCAGCACGCCCATCACTGGCTGATCCTGCACGGCCGCTATCACTGCAAGGCGCGCAAGCCGATGTGCGGCAGCTGCCTGATCCGCGATCTGTGCATGTTCGAGGACAAGAACCTGTGA